From the genome of Geothrix sp. 21YS21S-4, one region includes:
- a CDS encoding imelysin family protein, producing MHKRYFAPLAAVSLVFGLACSSSSKTAETPVDTVSLLDGFTNTTVIPTYRSMSDQATALAAACQTFGPGITAADVQTACDRWAATREQWEKSEAFLFGPADYYSLDPALDSWPLDKNKLDQELAKIANGSITGFNAAYVRNNYDETLKGFHAIEYVLFRNGAPRTAANAGLPSAAEITYVKAVSEVLRDDSITLEASWAGFTKVSAQKQAFLTQAGISIPSLPYSDEMIKAGQGSAVSRFSSPAAALGTVLQGCIDISEEVGNAKIAGPAATGNILDVESWYSWNSTLDFQNNIRSVENTYLGGVDASTRNKGLTVFVAAKNSGLDAEIRTRISAAITAIGAMGRFEDRLSATDPKVVAAIAACNDLRTSLIKVRALI from the coding sequence ATGCACAAACGCTATTTCGCCCCGTTGGCCGCAGTCTCGTTGGTGTTCGGCCTGGCCTGCAGCAGCAGTTCCAAGACGGCGGAGACCCCCGTCGACACCGTGTCCCTACTGGATGGTTTCACCAACACCACCGTGATCCCCACCTACCGCAGCATGTCGGACCAGGCCACGGCCCTGGCGGCGGCCTGCCAGACCTTCGGCCCCGGCATCACCGCGGCCGACGTGCAGACCGCCTGCGACCGTTGGGCCGCGACCCGCGAGCAGTGGGAGAAGAGCGAGGCCTTCCTGTTCGGCCCCGCGGACTACTACAGCCTCGATCCCGCCCTGGATTCCTGGCCTCTGGACAAGAACAAGCTGGACCAGGAATTGGCCAAGATCGCCAACGGGTCCATCACGGGCTTCAACGCCGCCTACGTGAGGAACAACTACGACGAGACGCTCAAGGGCTTCCACGCCATCGAGTACGTCCTCTTCCGCAACGGCGCGCCCCGGACGGCGGCCAACGCGGGCCTGCCCTCCGCCGCCGAGATCACCTACGTGAAGGCGGTTTCCGAAGTGCTGAGGGACGACTCCATCACGCTCGAAGCCAGCTGGGCCGGCTTCACGAAGGTTTCCGCCCAGAAGCAGGCGTTCCTGACCCAGGCGGGCATCTCCATTCCCAGCCTCCCCTACAGCGACGAGATGATCAAAGCCGGACAGGGAAGCGCGGTCAGCCGGTTCTCCTCCCCCGCGGCCGCCCTGGGAACCGTCCTACAGGGCTGCATCGACATCTCCGAGGAAGTGGGCAACGCGAAGATCGCCGGCCCGGCCGCGACCGGCAACATCCTCGACGTGGAATCCTGGTACAGCTGGAACTCCACCCTCGACTTCCAGAACAACATCCGCAGCGTCGAAAACACCTACCTCGGCGGCGTGGACGCAAGCACCCGCAACAAGGGGCTGACCGTGTTCGTGGCCGCGAAGAACTCGGGGCTGGATGCCGAAATCCGCACCCGCATCTCCGCCGCCATCACCGCCATCGGCGCCATGGGCCGCTTCGAGGATCGCCTCAGCGCGACCGATCCCAAGGTGGTGGCCGCCATCGCGGCCTGCAACGACCTGCGGACCTCCCTGATCAAGGTCCGGGCACTCATCTAA
- a CDS encoding TRASH domain-containing protein — translation MFSALLTLALVAAPGAKPAPATNATCPVLGGKVTETSKTVVVRGREYRLCCAGCDTQLLKDPDKYLDKNGMPKNTKKK, via the coding sequence ATGTTCTCTGCCCTGCTGACCCTGGCCCTCGTGGCCGCTCCCGGCGCCAAGCCGGCGCCCGCCACCAACGCCACCTGTCCCGTCCTGGGCGGGAAGGTGACGGAGACGTCCAAGACCGTGGTCGTCCGCGGCCGCGAGTACCGCTTGTGCTGCGCCGGGTGCGACACCCAGCTGCTGAAGGATCCCGATAAGTATCTGGATAAGAATGGAATGCCGAAAAATACCAAAAAGAAATGA
- a CDS encoding TolC family protein has translation MRAALRLVPALVLAAPAGAQVPLPESPSPDPVLEGLLAEALGAHPDLQKAEAAVRMEQERVPQAGVLPDPSLSLGLQNDGFKELMIGKMETSYYSVAFTQPFPWPGKRGLRKEAAALGVDLSEASRRRVQLGLEADVRRGYAALLLVRDQKRLLDQQAVFLEQAEQLARTRYEVGQGTQGDLLRAQLERTRLQQSAWALEAEERTALAVLNRLRQHEPADPIATASLLADLPEPALLAPADVETLSPELAGARAGVRQTEKLLDLAKLDRRPDFAVTAGIMPRGSLEPMWQVGVSISLPIYGRHKQQRAVAEHEHHRQGQGAEVESVRTLLRQRTEERAIQIQLLRRTRDLYRQGLLVQSEAAFKAALAQYEGGRGAFLGALEALNGWVGDQGAYLQALAQLQAQHIALREAALGPTAPVTGGALASASLTGAAAMPSASRSASAKAGQASEAGPASMKM, from the coding sequence ATGCGCGCCGCGTTGCGCCTGGTCCCGGCCCTGGTGCTCGCCGCGCCGGCCGGGGCGCAGGTCCCCCTTCCCGAATCCCCCTCTCCCGATCCCGTCCTCGAGGGCCTGCTGGCCGAGGCTCTGGGAGCCCATCCCGACCTCCAGAAGGCGGAAGCCGCGGTGCGGATGGAGCAGGAGCGCGTCCCCCAGGCGGGCGTTCTGCCCGATCCGTCGCTGTCCCTGGGCCTCCAGAACGACGGGTTCAAGGAACTGATGATCGGCAAGATGGAGACCAGCTATTACAGCGTGGCCTTCACCCAGCCCTTCCCCTGGCCCGGCAAGCGGGGCCTGCGGAAAGAGGCCGCCGCCCTCGGGGTGGACCTGTCCGAGGCCTCCCGCCGCCGCGTGCAGCTCGGGCTGGAGGCGGACGTGCGCCGGGGCTACGCGGCGCTGCTGCTGGTGCGGGACCAGAAGCGGCTGCTGGACCAGCAGGCGGTGTTCCTGGAACAGGCCGAGCAACTGGCCCGCACCCGCTACGAGGTGGGGCAGGGAACCCAGGGCGACCTCCTCCGCGCGCAGTTGGAGCGCACCCGCCTTCAGCAATCCGCCTGGGCGCTGGAGGCGGAGGAGCGCACCGCCCTGGCGGTCCTGAACCGGCTGCGGCAGCATGAGCCCGCCGATCCCATCGCCACCGCTTCCCTTCTCGCCGACCTGCCGGAACCCGCGCTCCTGGCCCCTGCGGACGTGGAGACCCTCAGCCCCGAACTGGCGGGCGCCCGTGCCGGCGTGCGCCAGACGGAAAAGCTGCTGGACCTGGCGAAGCTGGACCGGCGGCCGGACTTTGCCGTCACCGCCGGGATCATGCCCCGGGGCAGCCTGGAGCCCATGTGGCAGGTGGGGGTGAGCATCTCGCTGCCCATCTACGGCCGCCACAAGCAGCAGCGGGCGGTGGCCGAGCACGAGCACCACCGCCAGGGGCAGGGCGCCGAGGTGGAATCCGTCCGCACCCTCCTCCGCCAGCGCACCGAGGAGCGCGCCATCCAGATCCAGCTCCTGCGCCGCACCCGGGACCTCTACCGCCAGGGCCTGCTGGTGCAGAGCGAGGCCGCTTTCAAGGCGGCGCTGGCCCAGTACGAGGGCGGACGCGGCGCCTTCCTGGGGGCCCTGGAGGCCCTGAACGGCTGGGTGGGCGACCAGGGCGCCTATCTCCAGGCCCTGGCCCAACTCCAGGCCCAGCACATCGCCCTGCGGGAAGCCGCCCTCGGCCCCACCGCGCCCGTCACCGGCGGCGCCCTCGCCTCGGCCAGCCTGACCGGCGCCGCCGCCATGCCGTCCGCTTCCCGATCCGCCTCCGCCAAGGCCGGCCAAGCCTCCGAGGCCGGCCCCGCTTCCATGAAGATGTAG
- a CDS encoding FAD-binding oxidoreductase translates to MGAAESADVVIIGGGIAGLSLAFHLARAGQRGIVLLEREDQPGTYASGHNAAVARSLTGRDEHTALTVEGRRRLAEAGLMTEGGGLLVSAEAGPLDAFEAEAARHGVEVHRGAGIPLPGLKAAEHLAIPADGVIDIAGLLRTCAEGARAGGADLRFGCAVTALRPTEDGFDLDTDRGPLRAKTVAIAAGAWAGELGAQAESQLAFTPLRRSLVWSAAAHAQQDPWAWWVDRPFYLRPESGGVLMCPCEEAAAPLPPRGRQPDTDPTVLEGLYASLRELAPELADRPVTRYWTGLRTFVPDRRFAIGWDPWNPRLFWSAGLGGHGMTSGLAVGQLAADCYLRKTTAGPLDPARFKS, encoded by the coding sequence ATGGGCGCGGCGGAATCGGCGGACGTGGTGATCATCGGCGGCGGGATCGCCGGCCTGAGCCTCGCCTTCCACCTGGCCCGGGCGGGCCAGCGCGGCATCGTCCTCCTGGAGCGGGAGGATCAGCCCGGCACCTACGCCAGCGGGCACAATGCCGCCGTGGCGCGGTCCCTCACCGGCCGGGACGAGCACACGGCCCTCACGGTGGAAGGGCGCCGCCGCCTCGCGGAAGCGGGCCTGATGACCGAGGGCGGCGGATTGCTGGTGAGCGCGGAAGCCGGCCCCCTCGACGCCTTCGAGGCCGAGGCCGCCCGCCATGGCGTGGAGGTCCACCGCGGCGCGGGCATCCCCCTGCCCGGCCTGAAGGCCGCGGAGCACTTGGCGATCCCCGCGGATGGCGTCATCGACATCGCGGGGCTCCTGCGGACCTGCGCCGAGGGCGCCCGGGCCGGCGGCGCGGATCTGCGCTTCGGCTGCGCGGTCACCGCCCTGCGGCCGACGGAAGACGGCTTCGACCTGGACACCGACCGCGGCCCCCTTCGCGCGAAGACCGTCGCCATCGCCGCGGGCGCCTGGGCCGGAGAACTGGGCGCCCAGGCCGAATCGCAGCTCGCCTTCACGCCCCTCCGCCGCTCCCTGGTGTGGAGCGCCGCCGCCCACGCCCAGCAGGATCCCTGGGCTTGGTGGGTGGACCGCCCCTTCTACCTGCGCCCCGAAAGCGGCGGCGTCCTGATGTGCCCCTGCGAGGAGGCCGCCGCGCCCCTGCCCCCGCGCGGACGCCAGCCGGATACGGATCCCACCGTGCTCGAAGGCCTCTACGCCAGCCTGCGGGAACTGGCGCCGGAACTCGCGGACCGCCCCGTCACCCGCTACTGGACCGGCCTGCGGACCTTCGTCCCCGACCGCCGCTTCGCCATCGGCTGGGACCCCTGGAACCCCCGCCTCTTCTGGTCCGCCGGCCTCGGCGGCCACGGCATGACCAGCGGCCTCGCCGTCGGCCAGCTCGCCGCCGACTGCTACCTGCGGAAGACCACCGCGGGACCGCTGGACCCCGCCCGGTTCAAAAGCTGA
- a CDS encoding NUDIX domain-containing protein, translating to MSAWRPPDDAPPVPWPAISESLRRPHLGPNPHRLSLRIPEDPRRAAVGVILWGDAAGARKLVLVQRGFGAPHHPGELAFPGGMAELRDRDLPATARREVAEEIGVTEGLWELGCFPDGVAKARVRFTPVFFRWEDPHPKFCLDHELEQALLLPLAPLMDAPWTVERLTRHGVTLDVPRLELPQAPLWGATAFVLKGWLDVLKACMEGAVPR from the coding sequence GTGAGCGCCTGGCGCCCCCCGGACGACGCGCCGCCGGTTCCGTGGCCTGCCATTTCCGAAAGCCTCCGCCGCCCCCACCTGGGCCCGAATCCCCATCGGCTGAGCCTCCGCATTCCGGAGGATCCCCGCCGGGCCGCCGTGGGGGTGATCCTCTGGGGCGACGCGGCCGGCGCCCGCAAGCTGGTGCTCGTTCAGCGGGGATTCGGCGCGCCCCACCATCCGGGGGAACTCGCCTTTCCGGGCGGAATGGCGGAGCTGCGGGACCGGGACTTGCCGGCCACCGCGCGGCGCGAGGTCGCCGAGGAGATCGGCGTCACCGAGGGCTTGTGGGAGCTGGGCTGCTTCCCGGACGGCGTGGCCAAGGCCCGGGTGCGCTTCACGCCCGTGTTCTTCCGCTGGGAGGACCCGCACCCGAAGTTCTGCCTCGACCACGAGCTCGAACAGGCCCTCCTCCTGCCGTTGGCGCCCCTGATGGACGCCCCTTGGACGGTGGAGCGGCTGACGCGCCACGGGGTCACCCTCGACGTGCCCCGGCTGGAACTGCCCCAGGCGCCGCTGTGGGGCGCCACGGCCTTTGTCCTGAAGGGGTGGCTGGACGTTCTGAAGGCCTGCATGGAAGGGGCGGTCCCGCGCTAA
- a CDS encoding YHS domain-containing protein translates to MFHSALLAVAVLTAHPQTQPATNTTDPVCKMTVDAQTGQTVTVRGREYRVCSKACADALQKDPDKYLDRDGNPRASHDETKPHQHE, encoded by the coding sequence ATGTTCCATAGCGCCCTCCTCGCCGTCGCTGTCCTCACGGCCCATCCCCAGACCCAGCCCGCGACCAACACCACGGATCCCGTGTGCAAGATGACCGTGGATGCGCAGACCGGCCAGACCGTCACCGTCCGCGGCCGGGAGTACCGCGTGTGCAGCAAGGCCTGCGCGGACGCGCTTCAGAAGGATCCGGACAAGTACCTCGACCGCGACGGCAACCCCCGCGCATCGCACGACGAAACCAAGCCCCACCAGCACGAGTAA
- a CDS encoding nitrilase-related carbon-nitrogen hydrolase, with translation MTMLRVALVQQATVWQNPAANLTRARGFAEAAARAGARVAVFPELFTLGFTMAPEPFAESIPGPTTDAVAALSREFGLYLVGSAVEAHAPHPRNAAFVTGPDGALVAAYRKIHPFSYGEEHQHYTGGGDCPVFELDGVPCGLQICYDLRFPEPFRALAAQGAEIVFIPANWPARRISAWSTLLAARAIENQMAVCGANRVGRDALGLDYPGASAIHDAFGEAVAKGDAAEGLVVGDIDLSALRAWRERFPALRDRRPEVYMGLERPSPGEPRS, from the coding sequence ATGACCATGCTCCGCGTCGCGCTCGTCCAGCAGGCTACGGTCTGGCAGAACCCGGCGGCGAACCTGACCCGGGCGCGGGGCTTCGCGGAGGCGGCGGCGCGGGCGGGGGCGCGGGTGGCGGTGTTTCCGGAGCTGTTCACGCTGGGCTTCACCATGGCGCCGGAGCCCTTCGCCGAATCCATTCCCGGCCCCACCACGGACGCCGTAGCCGCGCTGTCGCGCGAATTCGGGCTCTACCTCGTGGGCTCCGCGGTGGAGGCCCACGCGCCCCACCCGCGCAACGCCGCCTTCGTCACCGGACCCGACGGCGCCCTGGTGGCGGCCTATCGCAAGATCCACCCCTTCTCCTACGGCGAGGAGCATCAGCACTACACCGGCGGCGGCGACTGCCCCGTGTTCGAGCTCGACGGCGTCCCCTGCGGCCTCCAGATCTGCTACGACCTGCGCTTCCCCGAGCCCTTCCGCGCGTTGGCCGCCCAAGGCGCCGAGATCGTCTTCATCCCCGCCAACTGGCCTGCGCGGCGGATCTCCGCCTGGTCCACCCTCCTCGCCGCCCGGGCCATCGAAAACCAGATGGCCGTGTGCGGCGCCAACCGCGTGGGACGCGATGCCCTCGGCCTCGACTATCCCGGTGCCTCCGCCATCCACGACGCCTTCGGCGAAGCCGTCGCGAAGGGCGACGCCGCCGAAGGCCTGGTGGTGGGCGACATCGACCTTTCCGCCCTCAGGGCCTGGCGCGAACGATTCCCGGCGCTGAGGGACCGGAGGCCGGAAGTCTATATGGGGCTGGAGCGCCCTTCCCCGGGCGAGCCCCGGAGCTAA
- a CDS encoding efflux RND transporter permease subunit, protein MTSHTAYDPEHPTFLQRIIRFSAENRWLVMAASVVLLAMSFWTMRHIPMDALPDLSDTQVIVYSKWDRSPDLVEDQVTYPIVTSLLGAPKVKAVRGLSDFGFSYVYVIFEDGTDIYWARSRVMEYLSKITSNLPPGVQTSIGPDATSVGWIYQYALVDRSGKHSTDELRSLQDWFLRYAVQSTPGVSEVATVGGQAKQFQVQVDPQKLAAYRIPLDAVIGAVKGANSEAGGRLVEYSGREYMVRGRGYVRTTQDLAQAVLKAENGTPVRLGEVATVTLGPEMRRGLADLDGQGDVVGGIVVMRQGENALNVIERVKAKLAELKPGLPEGVEVVPVYDRSELIENAIRTVKHKLIEEMIVVSIIILIFLWHVPSALVPIITIPVSVALAFIPMYGIGQNANLMSLAGIAISIGVLVDGAIVEVENAYKKIQQWMDAGRPGSFYEVRLAALMEVGPSVFFSLLVVAVSFMPIFTLLDQEGRLFKPLAYSKNLAMAIAAILALTLDPAMRMLFARVEPFQFKPRWLAWTFTQVAVGNYYAEEQHPISVFLHRIYEGPCRFVVKHAKATLIVAVLLVLGTIPAFVSLGSEFMPPLNEGTLLYMPSTLPGLSQTEAQGILQVQDRLIRTVPEVARVFGKAGRADTATDPAPFSMMETVIVLKPEDQWRAKPRWYSSWAPDFVKSALRPFWRDRVTQEEIVADLDRAVRLPAIPNAWTMPIKARLDMLSTGIRTPVGLKINGADLATIERVAVDAERILQGVAGTRSAFAERTAQGYFLDFVLKREQLARYGLSVEQANMLVMTAIGGDNQSTVFEGRARYPVNVRYARDFRESPDALKRVLIPTPAGAVIPMEEIADLKWAQGPAMIRDENGQMNGYVLVDFDTAKIDVGSYVQHAKAAVEKDLKLPAGYSLTWSGQYENMLRVKERLKVILPITLVLIFGLLYANTRSAFKASVVMLAVPFSAIGAFWLLWALGYNMSIAVWVGLIALMGLDAETGVFMLLFLDLSHDEAKREGRLRTTADLVEAIIHGAVKRVRPKAMTVFAAFMGLLPIMWSTGTGADVMKRIAAPMVGGLATSFLLELLVYPAIYYLWKRKDVVEGPLTPASPAPVLP, encoded by the coding sequence ATGACTAGCCACACCGCCTATGATCCCGAGCACCCGACCTTCCTCCAGCGGATCATCCGCTTTTCGGCGGAAAACCGCTGGCTGGTGATGGCCGCGTCGGTGGTCCTCCTGGCCATGTCCTTCTGGACCATGCGCCACATCCCCATGGACGCCCTGCCGGATCTCAGCGACACGCAGGTGATCGTCTACAGCAAGTGGGACCGGAGCCCGGACCTCGTCGAGGACCAGGTCACCTACCCCATCGTCACCAGCCTCCTGGGCGCGCCCAAGGTGAAGGCGGTGCGCGGCCTGTCCGACTTCGGGTTCTCGTACGTCTACGTGATCTTCGAGGACGGGACGGACATCTACTGGGCCCGCAGCCGTGTGATGGAGTACCTCTCCAAGATCACCTCGAACCTCCCGCCGGGCGTCCAGACCTCCATCGGCCCCGACGCCACGTCGGTGGGCTGGATCTACCAGTACGCCCTGGTGGACCGCAGCGGGAAGCACAGCACGGATGAGCTGCGCTCCCTCCAGGATTGGTTCCTGCGCTACGCGGTGCAGAGCACGCCCGGCGTGTCGGAAGTGGCCACCGTGGGCGGCCAGGCCAAGCAGTTCCAGGTGCAGGTGGATCCGCAGAAATTGGCGGCCTACCGCATTCCCCTGGACGCGGTGATCGGCGCCGTGAAGGGCGCCAATTCCGAAGCCGGCGGGCGCCTGGTGGAATACAGCGGGCGGGAGTACATGGTCCGGGGCCGGGGCTACGTCCGTACCACGCAGGATCTGGCGCAGGCGGTCCTCAAGGCTGAGAACGGAACCCCCGTCCGGCTGGGCGAAGTGGCCACCGTCACGCTGGGGCCCGAGATGCGGCGCGGGCTCGCGGACCTGGATGGGCAGGGCGATGTGGTGGGCGGGATCGTGGTCATGCGCCAGGGTGAGAACGCCCTCAACGTGATCGAGCGGGTGAAGGCCAAGCTCGCCGAACTGAAGCCGGGCCTGCCCGAGGGCGTGGAGGTGGTGCCCGTCTACGACCGCTCCGAGCTGATCGAGAACGCCATCCGCACCGTGAAGCACAAGCTGATCGAGGAAATGATCGTGGTCTCGATCATCATCCTGATCTTCCTGTGGCACGTTCCGTCCGCCCTGGTGCCCATCATCACGATCCCCGTGAGCGTGGCGCTGGCCTTCATCCCCATGTACGGCATCGGGCAGAACGCCAACCTGATGAGCCTCGCGGGGATCGCCATCTCCATTGGCGTACTGGTGGACGGGGCCATCGTGGAGGTGGAGAACGCCTACAAGAAGATCCAGCAGTGGATGGACGCCGGCCGGCCGGGCAGTTTCTACGAAGTGCGGCTCGCCGCATTGATGGAGGTGGGACCCAGCGTCTTCTTCTCCCTGCTGGTGGTGGCGGTGAGCTTCATGCCCATCTTCACCCTCCTCGACCAGGAAGGCCGGCTGTTCAAGCCCCTGGCCTACTCCAAGAATCTGGCCATGGCCATCGCCGCGATTCTGGCCCTGACCCTGGATCCGGCCATGCGGATGCTGTTCGCGCGGGTTGAGCCCTTCCAGTTCAAGCCAAGGTGGCTGGCCTGGACGTTCACCCAGGTGGCGGTCGGCAATTACTACGCCGAGGAGCAGCACCCCATCAGCGTGTTCCTCCACCGGATCTACGAGGGGCCCTGCCGCTTCGTGGTGAAGCACGCCAAGGCGACGCTCATCGTGGCCGTGCTGCTGGTGCTCGGGACCATCCCCGCCTTCGTGAGCCTGGGCAGCGAGTTCATGCCGCCCCTGAACGAGGGGACGCTGCTGTACATGCCGTCGACCCTGCCGGGCCTCAGCCAGACCGAGGCCCAGGGCATCCTCCAGGTGCAGGATCGCCTGATCCGCACGGTCCCCGAAGTCGCCCGCGTGTTCGGCAAGGCGGGCCGCGCCGACACCGCCACGGACCCGGCGCCGTTCTCGATGATGGAGACGGTGATCGTGCTCAAGCCCGAGGACCAGTGGCGCGCGAAGCCCCGCTGGTACAGCTCCTGGGCGCCGGATTTCGTGAAGTCCGCCCTCCGGCCCTTCTGGCGGGACCGCGTCACCCAGGAGGAGATCGTGGCCGATCTGGACCGCGCCGTGCGGCTGCCGGCCATTCCCAACGCGTGGACCATGCCCATCAAGGCGCGGCTGGACATGCTGAGCACCGGCATCCGCACGCCGGTGGGCCTCAAGATCAATGGCGCGGATCTCGCCACCATCGAGCGGGTGGCGGTGGACGCCGAGCGCATCCTCCAGGGCGTGGCCGGGACGCGCAGCGCCTTCGCCGAGCGCACGGCCCAGGGCTACTTCCTGGATTTCGTCCTCAAGCGTGAGCAGCTGGCCCGCTACGGGCTCAGCGTGGAGCAGGCCAACATGCTGGTGATGACCGCCATCGGCGGCGACAACCAGAGCACGGTCTTCGAGGGTCGGGCGCGCTACCCCGTGAACGTCCGCTACGCCCGGGATTTCCGCGAGAGCCCCGATGCCCTGAAGCGCGTGCTCATCCCCACGCCGGCGGGCGCGGTGATTCCCATGGAGGAGATCGCGGACCTGAAGTGGGCCCAGGGTCCGGCCATGATCCGCGATGAGAACGGGCAGATGAACGGCTACGTCCTCGTGGACTTCGACACCGCCAAGATCGACGTGGGCAGCTACGTGCAGCACGCCAAAGCCGCGGTGGAGAAGGATCTGAAGCTCCCCGCGGGCTACAGCCTCACCTGGTCCGGCCAGTACGAGAACATGCTGCGCGTGAAGGAGCGGCTCAAGGTGATCCTGCCCATCACACTCGTGCTGATCTTCGGGCTGCTCTACGCCAACACCCGCAGCGCCTTCAAGGCGTCGGTGGTGATGCTGGCCGTGCCGTTCAGCGCCATCGGCGCCTTCTGGCTGCTGTGGGCCCTGGGCTACAACATGAGCATCGCCGTGTGGGTGGGGCTTATCGCCCTCATGGGGCTGGACGCCGAAACCGGCGTGTTCATGCTGCTGTTCCTCGACCTCAGCCACGACGAGGCGAAGCGGGAAGGGCGCCTGCGGACCACCGCGGACCTGGTGGAAGCCATCATCCACGGCGCCGTGAAGCGCGTGCGCCCCAAGGCGATGACGGTCTTCGCGGCATTCATGGGGCTGCTGCCCATCATGTGGAGCACGGGCACCGGCGCCGACGTGATGAAGCGGATCGCCGCGCCCATGGTGGGCGGCCTCGCCACCAGCTTCCTGCTGGAGCTGCTCGTCTATCCCGCCATCTACTATCTCTGGAAGCGGAAGGACGTCGTGGAGGGTCCCCTCACCCCGGCCTCGCCCGCGCCCGTCCTGCCCTGA
- a CDS encoding efflux RND transporter periplasmic adaptor subunit yields the protein MTSDHPSFDAPARSGSPLRTLGLVALGLAAGVGGTLLLRPASSHAHLPEAAAAPKKQMFHCPMHPQIIQDHPGTCPLCGMDLVPIEGNGEAGPGLEGHAAVTIDAERQQLIGLRTETAAEGQVGGELKTLGRVAVDETRVRKVTVKVEGFVEKLFVDFVGKPVAKGQPLFSFYSPEFVSAQREYLLALKTQKALSGGTLQQSGGDLLESARRRLLLWDVPQEALDRLERTGEIQRALTLRSPISGVVTAKNVVEGARLTPADVPFEITDLSRVWVLADIYEAELGRVKAGLPAELSLPAAAGKALQGRIAFLDPVMDPKTRTAKARLEFANPGGILKPEMFGDVTIKGQARKGLLVPLDAVLDAGATKVVFVALGGGKFAPREVTTGTTTGEKVEIRSGLAAGDQVVVRANFLVDSESRLKAALAQLTHKH from the coding sequence ATGACTTCCGATCACCCCTCGTTCGACGCGCCCGCCCGCTCCGGATCCCCCCTCCGCACCCTGGGCCTCGTGGCCCTGGGGCTGGCGGCCGGGGTCGGCGGCACGCTCCTCCTGCGGCCCGCTTCCAGCCACGCCCATCTCCCGGAGGCCGCGGCCGCCCCCAAGAAGCAGATGTTCCACTGCCCCATGCACCCCCAGATCATCCAGGACCATCCGGGCACCTGCCCCCTCTGCGGCATGGACCTGGTGCCCATCGAGGGGAACGGCGAGGCCGGGCCAGGACTGGAAGGCCACGCCGCGGTCACCATCGACGCCGAGCGCCAGCAGTTGATCGGCCTGCGGACCGAGACGGCGGCGGAAGGCCAGGTCGGCGGCGAATTGAAGACCCTCGGCCGGGTGGCCGTGGACGAGACCCGGGTCCGCAAGGTGACCGTGAAGGTGGAGGGCTTCGTGGAGAAGCTCTTCGTGGACTTCGTGGGCAAGCCCGTGGCCAAGGGCCAGCCGCTGTTCAGCTTCTACAGCCCCGAATTCGTCAGCGCCCAGCGGGAGTATCTGCTGGCCCTGAAGACGCAGAAGGCCCTGTCCGGCGGCACGCTCCAGCAGTCGGGGGGCGACCTGCTGGAGTCCGCCCGGCGGCGGCTGCTCCTGTGGGACGTGCCGCAAGAAGCGCTCGATCGGCTGGAGCGGACCGGCGAAATCCAGCGGGCCCTTACCCTCCGCAGCCCCATCTCGGGGGTGGTGACCGCGAAGAACGTGGTGGAAGGCGCGCGGCTCACGCCCGCCGACGTGCCCTTCGAGATCACGGACCTCAGCCGGGTGTGGGTCCTCGCGGACATCTACGAGGCGGAATTGGGGCGCGTGAAGGCGGGGCTCCCCGCGGAACTGAGCCTTCCGGCCGCCGCCGGCAAGGCGCTGCAGGGCCGCATCGCCTTCCTGGATCCCGTGATGGATCCCAAGACCCGCACGGCCAAGGCCCGTCTGGAGTTCGCGAATCCGGGCGGCATCCTCAAGCCCGAGATGTTCGGGGACGTGACGATCAAGGGGCAGGCCCGCAAGGGGCTGCTGGTGCCCCTGGACGCGGTGCTGGACGCGGGCGCCACGAAGGTGGTCTTCGTCGCCCTGGGCGGCGGGAAGTTCGCGCCCCGGGAAGTGACCACGGGCACCACCACGGGCGAGAAGGTGGAGATCCGCTCCGGCCTGGCCGCCGGCGACCAGGTGGTCGTCCGGGCCAACTTCCTGGTGGATTCCGAATCGCGCCTCAAAGCCGCCCTGGCGCAGCTGACGCACAAACACTGA